In Henningerozyma blattae CBS 6284 chromosome 7, complete genome, a single genomic region encodes these proteins:
- the TBLA0G01920 gene encoding C2H2-type zinc finger protein (similar to Saccharomyces cerevisiae MSN4 (YKL062W) and MSN2 (YMR037C); ancestral locus Anc_2.598) — protein sequence MDSTSIENSMTSPNEPSISNNDLSFHTQRRDSRQENTHTAMHSFSSTMLKDNLFDNQFTIITNDLSPTTPINNHPHDTEHDALIDDDRDEYNEYLYLLKNLNQPLALEPFEESSGMQNDEFPLNLLDLDTHKRGGDDIEEQAIEEEEGLGGVGTVDQFVSPITSYNRRFSEVVYANTSELFNTASMDLFSNNFHDTPNVIPNSMFKNYNFSMASSSKRRDHNHHKHSASTSYIEMVNSHTPMLGAMISPTSPVSSPSTTPTPTNKFINPSLMLSENASHAAKLATNGSVEDPCKALDAGATPTTSLSIKPNFLTPITTSGGGGGGGGGAAAAAAAAAAISTNTTTTTNNKTGSMGIGMSMFNINNDTISPNRIRKKSSSSPCTTPSSTTSSVTNMNLNVTSTNLTSLSFAKNKPIMNAIPTITTHPTTLSKKARRKSASVTHMTINNSTSTSNTNGTSLNEEVKPFKCGQCEKAFRRSEHLKRHVRSVHSSERPFPCTFCDKRFSRSDNLSQHLKTHKKHGDF from the coding sequence ATGGATTCGACGTCTATAGAGAATTCCATGACTTCACCAAACGAACCTAGTATAAGCAACAACGACCTATCGTTCCACACACAACGTCGAGATTCCCGCCAAGAGAATACCCATACCGCCATGCATTCATTCAGTTCCACGATGTTGAAAGACAACTTGTTTGATAACCAATTCACCATCATTACTAATGATTTATCGCCGACAACACCCATCAATAATCACCCTCATGATACGGAACACGATGCATTgattgatgatgatagaGACGAATATAACGAGTATTTGTACttgttgaagaatttgaacCAACCGTTGGCGTTGGAACCGTTTGAAGAGAGCAGTGGGATGCAAAACGACGAGTTTCCTTTGAACCTTTTAGATTTGGATACCCACAAGAGAGGCGGCGATGATATAGAGGAACAGGCcatagaagaagaagagggCTTGGGGGGAGTAGGGACTGTGGACCAATTTGTTTCACCCATCACATCATACAACAGGCGGTTTAGTGAGGTTGTTTATGCCAACACCTCGGAACTCTTCAACACTGCATCTATGGATTTGttttccaataatttcCACGATACGCCCAACGTGATACCCAATTCCATGTTCAAGAACTACAATTTCAGTATGGCAAGCTCGTCCAAGCGTAGGGACCATAACCATCACAAACATTCTGCATCTACGTCATATATAGAAATGGTGAATAGCCACACTCCGATGCTTGGAGCGATGATTTCACCTACCTCCCCAGTGTCGTCACCTTCGACCACACCCACTCCGACAAACAAGTTTATTAATCCGTCATTGATGTTATCTGAGAATGCGTCGCATGCTGCGAAATTGGCCACGAATGGGAGTGTGGAAGATCCTTGCAAGGCGCTCGATGCTGGTGCTACGCCGACAACGAGTCTCAGTATCAAGCCCAATTTCCTCACTCCAATTACAACAagtggtggtggtggtggtggtggtggtggtgctGCCGCCGCCGCTGCCGCTGCCGCTGCCATCAGCACTAATACCACTACTACTACAAACAACAAGACCGGCAGCATGGGGATTGGGATGTCGAtgtttaatatcaataacGATACAATCTCACCCAATCGGATCCGTAAGAAATCGTCATCTTCACCTTGCACAACCCCTTCTTCTACAACAAGCAGTGTAACTAATATGAATTTGAACGTGACGTCGACCAATCTAACTTCGCTTTCGTTTGCCAAGAATAAACCAATCATGAATGCGATCCCGACGATAACCACACATCCAACAACGTTATCTAAGAAGGCGCGTCGGAAATCTGCGTCGGTGACGCATATGACTATCAATAACAGCACGAGTACAAGCAATACGAATGGTACGAGCTTGAATGAAGAGGTGAAGCCGTTCAAATGTGGTCAATGTGAGAAGGCGTTTCGTAGATCAGAACATTTGAAAAGACATGTGAGGTCTGTGCATTCTTCGGAAAGACCGTTTCCTTGCACGTTTTGTGACAAGAGGTTTTCAAGATCGGATAATCTGTCGCAACATTTAAAGACACATAAGAAACATGGTGATTTCTAG
- the TBLA0G01880 gene encoding BAR and SH3 domain-containing protein (similar to Saccharomyces cerevisiae HOF1 (YMR032W); ancestral locus Anc_2.591), translating to MLLYNYEQCFWEKNDKGVEVLLSHLANGLQTCQTIVNFFKQKSELEKDYSRRLGAINENLSKNLVETSDFGHLNETINCLQNLEFKNAQYHSKQSEFFYSIIYNEMNSILNKLNGKYTMYTGLIEKSQNDNQYTLQGYKDLQGKLLEAQLHVKEINVGISNQTNDNEYLQRKLNKWNSNVTEIQNQLNTLKLECKASKKNWYKNWSKIAGMLQDLESTRIELLRSKLMSYCKILKESNKNEMINLNQMIKKIDSFEAMDDIVKFSTQFGTGRLMEKNSQRSFSRGTEESRSMEMNSSHMANIRKLSSQLQLHGDIEREERVESVGSKRVGSKRVGSKRVGSKRVEGKRVESKRVEGKRVESKRVESISAESISAESISAESISAESQRAQSQHAQSPKTSSRQVSTNMIDPPENLHPYIPPSTRKSPVAKHPQLPFPMETQQLTLPNSFDHLKTFSSTSESSVPSDFQESIKKRQSVDSMATSVSSLVSNIDESQRFARSWNSHNRKRKSLMGRDLDNNDNRSDRLTQSENSKERSAETRRSSVQRVEYSMNRSEPIPRERPAREVSAGGDFPQMASNGEKVIKLAKALFPLFNTESASLASFDENDHLLITEIVNDEWYKGEVYGNEKIDPGRRYGLIPYNFIEIIKDSI from the coding sequence atgcTGTTGTATAATTATGAACAATGTTTTTGGGAGAAAAACGACAAGGGAGTAGAAGTGTTGTTATCTCATCTTGCGAATGGGTTACAAACGTGCCAGACGATTGTGAATTTTTTCAAGCAAAAGAGTGAATTGGAAAAGGATTATTCGAGGAGGTTGGGAGCTATCAATGAGAATCTATCGAAAAATTTGGTGGAGACGAGTGATTTTGGACATTTAAATGAAACGATCAATTGTTTACAAAAccttgaatttaaaaatgcaCAATATCATTCGAAACAGAGCGAGTTTTTCTATTCGATCATTTATAATGAGATGAATTCTATTTTGAATAAGTTGAATGGCAAATATACGATGTATACAGGGTTGATTGAAAAGAGTCAGAATGATAATCAATACACGTTGCAAGGGTATAAAGACTTGCAGGGGAAATTGCTGGAGGCGCAACTGCATGTGAAAGAGATCAATGTGGGGATTAGTAATCAAACGAATGATAATGAGTATTTGCAAAggaaattgaataaatggAATTCCAATGTGACTGAGAtacaaaatcaattgaatacGTTGAAATTGGAGTGCAAGGCTTCGAAGAAGAACTGGTATAAGAATTGGTCGAAGATAGCGGGAATGTTGCAAGATTTGGAAAGTACGAGGATAGAGTTGTTGAGAAGTAAGTTGATGAGTTATTGTAAGATATTGAAAGAGAGTAATAAGAATGAGATGattaatttgaatcaaatgATCAAGAAGATCGATAGTTTTGAGGCGATGGATGATATAGTGAAGTTTTCTACGCAATTTGGTACTGGGAGGTTGATGGAGAAGAATTCGCAACGAAGTTTTAGTCGGGGCACTGAGGAGTCGAGATCTATGGAGATGAATAGTTCGCATATGGCGAATATCCGCAAGTTATCTAGTCAATTACAATTGCATGGAGATATAGAGCGAGAGGAGCGAGTTGAGAGTGTGGGAAGTAAGCGTGTGGGAAGTAAGCGTGTGGGAAGTAAACGTGTGGGAAGTAAGCGTGTGGAAGGTAAGCGTGTGGAAAGTAAGCGTGTGGAAGGTAAGCGTGTGGAAAGTAAGCGTGTGGAAAGTATAAGCGCCGAAAGTATAAGCGCCGAAAGTATAAGCGCCGAAAGTATAAGCGCCGAAAGCCAGCGCGCCCAAAGCCAGCACGCCCAAAGCCCCAAAACTTCTTCCCGCCAAGTCTCGACAAACATGATTGATCCTCCAGAAAACCTTCACCCTTATATACCTCCCTCGACACGTAAATCCCCGGTGGCAAAACATCCCCAACTGCCTTTCCCCATGGAAACACAGCAGCTGACCCTCCCCAATTCGTTTGATCATTTGAAAACCTTCTCCTCAACTTCAGAGTCGTCCGTGCCCAGTGATTTCCAAGAATCAATCAAGAAACGTCAAAGTGTGGATTCTATGGCGACTTCTGTGAGTTCTCTTGTGAGTAATATTGACGAATCACAAAGATTTGCTCGATCGTGGAATTCTCATAATAGGAAACGTAAATCTTTGATGGGACGCGATCTGGATAACAACGATAACCGGAGTGACCGTCTGACACAATCGGAGAACAGCAAGGAAAGATCTGCAGAAACGAGGCGCAGCAGTGTGCAACGGGTGGAATATTCGATGAATCGGAGTGAGCCGATCCCTAGGGAAAGACCTGCCAGGGAGGTTTCTGCGGGAGGGGATTTCCCGCAGATGGCTTCCAATGGGGAAAAAGTGATAAAATTAGCCAAGGCTTTATTCCCACTTTTCAACACTGAGTCAGCTTCGTTGGCCAGTTTTGATGAAAACGATCATTTGTTAATCACCGAGATTGTGAATGACGAATGGTACAAAGGGGAAGTCTATGGCAATGAGAAAATCGATCCTGGTAGACGGTATGGATTAATTCCTTATAATTTCATTGAGATTATCAAAGACTCTATATAA
- the ELM1 gene encoding serine/threonine protein kinase ELM1 (similar to Saccharomyces cerevisiae ELM1 (YKL048C); ancestral locus Anc_2.597): MKYPTLLNTQGFLGECHTPTSSSSTTNSSSSVLKYRVNYNGLIQETLDLYPDGGIGDIVNELYKYEENQQDGKLMINGYCIIKSIGSGQFGKVYKAKRDGQQLTKYDCKYVAIKNISKRPYTQQYSMNQVMRQINKWKSHGIHGHIGADEAIMVMNLEKCKGEIFLMRLLRGNRYVVNILEVIDSTDFKNILIVSEYCNLGELQWKREATAESENEGKQNDTRMLPQWTRFMKRRGSRKEGEEATCSMFYSHVFSDLVHGLAYLKMKGCVHRDIKPSNVLLDSRSGNCKLSDFGCSVVTPAVLESRLRVNSGTEIGALFAAEVRRIVGTPAFIAPELCYDHVQGYEEANDGEAEEEGEMDAYKLDVWSTGVTMYCLLYNRLPFMGENEFETYEKIVREPLKYGERRDNGELNELLVRRILVKKPCERAGVEELVEWVKAREQYELGGGGAQEAEPPRPVHHAHFDKRASSSPDGRGGDAPRYHDPVSQWSSAAIRKLRKLTIVKKKGPVKGPVKAPVKAPVKPTTQATPKPSRPPSRQPSSQTALPNSPPPPPESALSPPESIVLSRISSRISSRISSRLSSHSSLLSRSSDEPVQVLDFLDHTCPATEIAPEIPPEIAPECPTHSVETPPQSSGRPSLPPLPAPPAEPLPQTLQPSLDTMANIHEYLRYSEQSPSPSPSP, from the coding sequence ATGAAGTACCCGACGTTGTTAAACACACAAGGGTTTCTAGGAGAATGCCACACGCCGACGAGTTCTAGCTCGACGACCAACTCGTCATCATCGGTATTGAAATACCGAGTCAATTATAATGGATTGATACAAGAAACGTTAGACCTGTATCCCGATGGAGGCATTGGCGACATAGTCAACGAGTTGTACAAGTACGAAGAAAATCAACAAGACGGGAAGTTGATGATTAACGGgtattgtattattaaatcGATTGGAAGTGGACAATTCGGTAAAGTTTACAAGGCGAAACGCGACGGACAACAGTTGACCAAATACGATTGTAAATATGTTGCAATCAAGAATATTTCCAAAAGACCCTACACTCAACAATATTCCATGAATCAAGTGATGAGACAGATCAATAAATGGAAAAGTCATGGCATCCATGGCCATATCGGAGCAGACGAAGCCATCATGGTGATGAACTTGGAAAAATGCAAGGGGGAGATATTCTTGATGCGTCTTTTACGAGGGAACCGATATGTGGTTAATATCTTGGAAGTGATTGATTCAACTGACTTtaagaatatattgataGTCAGTGAATATTGTAATTTAGGAGAATTACAATGGAAACGCGAGGCGACAGCCGAGAGCGAAAATGAGGGGAAGCAGAATGACACGAGAATGCTACCACAATGGACCCGATTTATGAAAAGACGAGGCAGCCGCAAGGAAGGAGAAGAAGCCACGTGCTCGATGTTCTACTCGCACGTGTTTAGCGATTTGGTCCATGGATTGGcgtatttgaaaatgaaaggATGTGTCCATAGAGATATCAAGCCGTCGAATGTGCTGTTGGATTCTCGTAGTGGGAATTGCAAATTATCGGATTTCGGGTGTAGTGTGGTAACTCCGGCGGTGCTGGAATCCCGTCTCCGGGTGAATTCGGGCACTGAAATCGGGGCGCTTTTTGCCGCCGAGGTCCGGCGGATAGTGGGGACACCCGCGTTTATAGCGCCTGAGTTGTGTTATGATCATGTCCAAGGCTATGAAGAGGCGAATGACGGTGAGGCAGAGGAGGAGGGGGAGATGGATGCGTACAAGTTGGATGTGTGGTCTACCGGTGTTACGATGTATTGTCTGTTGTACAACAGACTGCCGTTTATGGGAGAGAACGAGTTTGAAACGTACGAGAAAATTGTGCGAGAACCGTTAAAGTACGGCGAACGAAGGGACAATGGAGAGTTGAATGAGTTGCTTGTGAGACGTATTCTTGTCAAGAAGCCGTGTGAAAGGGCAGGTGTTGAAGAACTTGTTGAATGGGTGAAGGCTCGGGAACAGTATGAGCTgggtggtggtggtgcaCAGGAAGCCGAGCCGCCCAGACCCGTGCACCACGCCCACTTTGACAAAAGAGCATCGTCCAGTCCAGATGGCCGTGGAGGAGATGCACCTCGATACCACGACCCCGTCTCACAATGGAGTTCAGCGGCTATTCGCAAACTCCGGAAGCTGACGATTGTCAAGAAGAAAGGGCCGGTGAAAGGGCCGGTGAAAGCGCCCGTGAAAGCGCCCGTGAAACCCACTACCCAGGCCACGCCAAAACCGTCACGCCCGCCATCACGCCAGCCTTCTTCGCAAACCGCCCTGCCAAACTCGCCGCCGCCTCCGCCGGAGTCAGCGCTGTCCCCGCCGGAGTCAATTGTCTTGTCTCGCATTTCGTCTCGCATCTCGTCTCGCATCTCGTCCCGTCTTTCGTCTCACAGCTCGTTACTATCCCGATCATCGGATGAGCCAGTACAAGTACTGGACTTTCTTGACCACACGTGTCCAGCCACAGAGATCGCCCCGGAGATCCCCCCGGAGATCGCCCCGGAATGCCCCACACACAGTGTGGAGACTCCTCCGCAGTCTTCTGGGCGCCCCTCGTTGCCCCCTCTGCCCGCTCCACCCGCGGAACCACTGCCGCAAACATTACAACCATCACTCGACACGATGGCAAACATCCACGAATATCTTCGGTATTCGGAACAATCGCCATCGCCATCGCCATCGCCATAA
- the MNR2 gene encoding putative Mg(2+) transporter MNR2 (similar to Saccharomyces cerevisiae MNR2 (YKL064W); ancestral locus Anc_2.601), producing MSRDLNPKETETPLLSRTDITTINNTTANDNINIDNVESSNTQSSVYKLPHNSSEQALETSESNTTNPDPHKNFIEIDKKQDHPHQHKEFHDVNFNLKNHDAPLNDFDQVDSLGILHDISNSFDTNPDNLINSTTQTSCSQEQRGRSTIQAHPHHTTIHSSIDQSLNSHENSALFDHRPSAMKTSPIISSGRRSRSMSTNTKNTINPNTTINDITLGNERMDISKKNGKSNNFLFRRQSASNPLKVKHHATFNFIPTTATTNINPSTFNNQIKRRQTFAGKEDVVIDVDALMQSVAGGDSKNKCKLKHTNNSSNSILNPNATTAVHDKNSLKNNSSDSHSNTSQITTEEDYNSQPSSRGSSQNSSLDDVCLFLEDGSSIGVKIWPDCQILEEFSKEETDKLRKQAALEAEEFHFQFDSFDDVENETMNEMDILMENTNKNTIANSNLNESNNELVGSSSRSRNDSRGGGPGGMGYNQMNEEGIMFSHPIVSNIEVPELGNQRVNETEMLTPGRIRPKKLSPWHLKRLSTYGSISDPDRLRSLKYMEKETKLNKNFKNMNEIRDNFLVGGRGGGQSGHNIQYPPHIISNNPEHFRFTYFRPDLEQTVHSPTISGLLQSDQKFEDLFVAQQYTLVDSITNAVNNNLNPVSSRNTVTSPNASNAMGNRTRRSLLPSQSQNNLYHLNTNNNNNISGHTTTTTTTNNNNNNNNASRISNTTTTTNINDIIVNDSNINHGSIDEIEIEPFWLDVLNPTEEEMKVISKAFGIHPLTTEDIFLGEAHEKVEVFKDYYFVCFRSFDIVAERRIRHKKNHKHMDESNDGTSVRSTNGGGNKKSWRSLFGFRRRRSSTTYKTSKSNRSSNGSAHGTSNSSFDDDEEARTRYKRKSGVRHKPRQGELEPLNVYIIVFKTGILTFHFATTPHPINVRRRTRLLKDYLTVTADWVSYAIIDDITDSFAPMIEAIEDEVYDIEEAILKMHHGYDSEDSDDSDDDDDDDGSDESGESGSDDNVSDTGPDNRMLRERSIQSRRRSLWGKKSKTSGRQRRDNGSDGYDDNSMDDSFTQSSSISRSRSTNSHRSSVNVGHMMGWKKKGDMLRRIGECRKRVMSVMRLLSPKADVIKGLGKRQGSEQIDMYLSDIQDHIITMVSSLSHYEKLLSRSHSNYLAQLNIDMTRVNNDMNDVLGKITILGTVVLPMNVITGLWGMNVIVPGQPGYEEGSIYWFLGIVVSLLLLAWWAVLYTRRRFGSF from the coding sequence ATGAGTAGAGATCTAAATCCAAAGGAGACAGAGACTCCTTTACTTTCAAGAACAGACATTACcactattaataatactacgGCTAACGATAATATCAACATTGATAATGTAGAAAGTTCCAATACACAGTCGTCAGtatataaattaccacATAATTCATCTGAACAAGCACTTGAAACTTCAGAGTCAAATACGACTAATCCAGATCCACACAAAAATTTCATAGAAATTGATAAGAAACAAGATCATCCTCATCAACATAAAGAATTTCATGAtgttaatttcaatttgaaaaatcatGATGCTccattaaatgattttgatCAAGTGGATTCATTGGGTATATTACATGATATATCTAATTCATTTGATACCAATCCAgataatttgataaattccACTACTCAAACAAGTTGTTCCCAAGAACAACGTGGTAGAAGTACTATTCAAGCTCATCCTCACCATACCACAATTCATTCAAGTATTGATCAATCGTTAAATAGTCATGAAAATTCAGCGTTATTCGACCATAGACCTTCTGCAATGAAAACTTCACCCATCATCAGTTCCGGACGTAGATCTAGAAGCATGTCTACAAACACTAAAAATACTATTAACCCTAATACTactattaatgatattactTTGGGGAATGAAAGAATGGATATTTCGAAGAAAAATGGGAaaagtaataatttcttatttagAAGACAAAGTGCTAGTAATCCATTAAAAGTAAAACATCATGCtactttcaatttcatccCTACAACTGCCActacaaatattaatccatctacttttaataatcaaatcaaGAGAAGACAAACATTTGCAGGGAAAGAAGATGTTGTCATTGATGTGGATGCGTTGATGCAAAGTGTTGCTGGTGGtgattctaaaaataaatgtaaattaaaacatacaaataatagtagcaattcaattttaaaccCTAATGCCACAACTGCTGTACACGATAAGAATAGcttaaagaataatagCTCAGATTCTCATTCCAATACATCACAGATTACTACAGAAGAAGATTATAATTCCCAACCTTCTTCAAGAGGTTCATCCCAAAACTCTTCATTAGATGatgtttgtttatttttagaagatGGGAGTAGTATTGGTGTTAAGATTTGGCCTGATTGTCAAATCCTGGAAGAGTTTTCTAAAGAGGAGACTgataaattaagaaaacAAGCTGCTTTAGAAGCTGAAGAATTCCATTTCCAATTTGATAGTTTTGATGATGTGGAGAATGAAACGATGAATGAGATGGATATATTGATGGAAAACACTAATAAGAATACCATTGccaattctaatttaaatgaatcgaataatgaattagtTGGTAGTAGTAGTCGTAGTAGAAATGATAGTAGAGGGGGTGGACCAGGGGGCATGGGGTACAATCAAATGAATGAAGAAGGTATAATGTTTTCCCACCCTATAGTTTCCAACATCGAGGTTCCTGAATTGGGTAATCAACGTGTTAACGAAACTGAGATGCTGACACCAGGTAGAATTAGACCCAAGAAACTTTCACCTTGGCATTTGAAAAGATTATCTACATATGGTAGTATTAGTGATCCCGATAGATTAAGAAGTTTGAAATATATGGAAAAGGAGAcgaaattaaataaaaattttaaaaatatgaatgAGATTCgtgataattttttggttGGTGGTAGAGGAGGAGGTCAAAGTGGTCATAATATCCAATATCCACCACATATCATTTCTAATAACCCAGAACATTTCAGATTCACGTATTTCCGCCCAGATTTGGAACAAACGGTCCATTCACCTACAATTTCTGGATTATTACAAAGCGATCAAAAATTCGAAGATTTATTTGTGGCTCAACAATATACTTTAGTGGATAGTATTACGAATGCAGTGAATAATAATCTCAACCCAGTATCATCACGTAATACTGTGACCTCTCCTAATGCATCTAATGCAATGGGTAATCGTACCCGTCGGAGTTTACTCCCATCTCAATCTCAAAATaatctttatcatttaaataccaacaataataataatataagtGGCcatactactactactactactactaataataataataataataataatgcatCCCGTATATCTAACACTACTACAACTACCAATatcaatgatattattgtaaatgattcaaatataaatcatGGTAGTATTGATGAGATAGAAATTGAACCATTTTGGTTGGATGTATTGAATCCTACCGAAGAAGAGATGAAAGTTATAAGTAAAGCGTTTGGGATCCATCCTTTAACCACAGAAGATATTTTCTTGGGGGAAGCTCATGAAAAAGTTGAAgtttttaaagattattattttgtttgtttcAGATCATTTGATATTGTTGCTGAGAGAAGAATTAGACACAAGAAAAATCACAAACATATGGATGAGTCTAATGATGGAACCAGTGTTCGTAGCACTAACGGAGGTGGTAACAAAAAGAGTTGGAGATCATTATTTGGgtttagaagaagaagatctTCCACCACTTACAAGACTAGCAAGAGTAACCGTAGTAGCAATGGTAGTGCTCATGGCACAAGTAATAGTAgttttgatgatgatgaagaggCACGTACCAGATATAAACGTAAGAGTGGAGTAAGACACAAGCCAAGACAAGGTGAATTAGAACCATTGAATGTTTACATCATTGTATTTAAAACAGGGATCCTGACGTTCCATTTCGCCACCACACCACATCCAATCAATGTAAGACGTAGAACAAGATTATTAAAGGATTATTTGACTGTGACTGCTGATTGGGTATCCTATGCcattattgatgatattacAGATTCGTTTGCCCCCATGATTGAAGCGattgaagatgaagtttatgatattgaagaagCCATTTTGAAGATGCATCATGGGTATGATAGTGAGGACAGTGATGATAGtgacgatgatgatgatgatgatgggAGTGATGAAAGTGGTGAAAGTGGTAGTGATGATAATGTTTCTGACACGGGTCCTGATAATCGGATGTTACGAGAACGTAGTATTCAAAGCCGTCGTCGTAGTCTTTGGGGTAAAAAGAGCAAGACCAGTGGAAGACAAAGGCGGGACAATGGTAGTGACGGTTACGACGACAATAGTATGGATGATAGTTTCACCCAATCGAGTTCCATCAGCAGAAGCCGTAGTACCAATAGCCATCGTAGTAGTGTGAATGTAGGCCACATGATGGGGTGGAAGAAAAAAGGTGATATGCTACGTCGTATTGGTGAATGTCGTAAAAGAGTAATGAGTGTGATGAGATTGCTATCACCCAAGGCCGATGTGATTAAAGGATTGGGCAAGAGACAAGGAAGTGAACAAATCGATATGTATTTAAGTGATATTCAAGATCATATAATCACGATGGTCTCATCATTATCGcattatgaaaaattattgtcCCGTAGTCATTCGAATTATTTGGCTCAATTAAATATCGATATGACAAGAGTCAATAACGACATGAATGACGTGTTGGGTAAGATTACTATCCTAGGTACTGTGGTATTACCGATGAATGTGATTACAGGTCTTTGGGGTATGAATGTTATTGTTCCGGGCCAACCGGGATACGAAGAAGGATCGATCTATTGGTTTTTGGGCATTGTCGTGTCGTTGTTGTTATTGGCATGGTGGGCAGTTCTCTACACTCGGCGTCGGTTTGGTTCCTTCTGA
- the CSE4 gene encoding centromeric DNA-binding histone H3-like protein CSE4 (similar to Saccharomyces cerevisiae CSE4 (YKL049C); ancestral locus Anc_2.592) — MSQRTISNINRLNDEQTLLNQRAAQFLQRNIQGRRLFQRYKETKRFENSNSNPNSNPNSNSNPYPYPNPNTHRGDDSNDNGDSNDDSDQEYITPATTKTKLKPIPNATYSPPHRSRLQELRAIAKTRKNVRKIFTPSQLAEYEIKKYQRSTELLMSKIPFARLVKEVTDEFTLDEQQFRWQSMAILALQEASEAYLVGLLDHTNLLALHARRITIMKKDMQLARRIRGQFI, encoded by the coding sequence ATGTCGCAACGCACCATCAGCAATATAAACAGACTTAACGATGAACAGACTCTTTTGAACCAAAGAGCTGCCCAGTTCTTACAACGTAACATCCAAGGGAGAAGACTGTTCCAACGATACAAGGAAACCAAACGGTTCGAGAACTCAAACTCAAACCCAAACTCAAACCCAAACTCAAACTCAAACCCATACCCATACCCAAACCCAAACACACATAGAGGCGACGATTCCAACGACAACGGTGATTCTAATGATGATTCAGACCAAGAATATATTACTCCAGCCACCACCAAGACTAAACTGAAACCAATACCCAATGCCACATACAGTCCTCCTCATCGTTCACGATTACAAGAGTTAAGAGCCATTGCCAAGACTCGGAAAAATGTAAGGAAAATCTTCACCCCGTCACAATTGGCAGAATATGAAATCAAGAAATACCAACGTTCCACGGAACTACTGATGTCGAAAATCCCGTTTGCCCGATTAGTCAAGGAAGTCACAGACGAGTTCACTCTAGACGAACAACAGTTCCGTTGGCAATCCATGGCCATTCTCGCATTGCAAGAGGCCAGTGAAGCATATCTGGTGGGTCTACTAGACCACACCAACTTGTTGGCACTGCATGCAAGACGTATTACcataatgaaaaaagatATGCAATTGGCAAGAAGAATTAGAGgtcaatttatttaa